One Monomorium pharaonis isolate MP-MQ-018 chromosome 4, ASM1337386v2, whole genome shotgun sequence DNA segment encodes these proteins:
- the LOC105833644 gene encoding nuclear pore complex protein Nup155: MRNTTLTEMEPLKMHLDSLEMAGKMVDKHIIADSNFPSLINLMRYNVQGGPTVSGLDDHDYPNLNGASMTLTNINQMKIHSKIPLPSEVMEHFGHMQCHCMMGLFTEISKAWLTIDSDIYLWSYENESDVAYFDGLNETIISVGLVKPKAGIFQSYVKYLLILTTTVEITILGVTIPDDGGEMQLVPEPIFTVTTDGIGITTIANTTSGRIFLGGRNGSLFEIYYQAESSWFGKRCKKINHSEGPLSFLVPSFVTMALSEEEAIIQISVDDSRNILYTLGDRGTITVWDIDNGGASKITSLSQASLVQNVVHVVKTLDSNNFRPLVSISAIMESESVHLNLVVVAATGTRFYFSCTSVTNPTSRPQGLQLIHVRLPPGYAANAPVMRPRKVQMAYYRKGTLFLVCGGDTETAWCLSNDAYPFTNYLAETQSILPLDSPAWAMEEIIRDSAIHIEKQSSAQGEPPLLVRQHMEPPRKFIFLTAQGAIILMQVRPVDILKQLLLEQRGPDTEVVRAYFQTQSLEQACATCLILATLESSQNAQLSEWATRAFFLYGGQRIAGICPPIDVHSSFPALNPADLRTSTPRVASFDSRTQSFRPPTQMGLTTDISLQHFSAKHSGLYLYIGRILRPIWNVRCIKQETISNKSVISSTVPATQIAWILGHLQALRSFLNKNTHITKQQSASRGLTDGFETTIQSHFQEPIVEERNSLDALKVFITHACEVLGLWKILCENQLNNIVNCLSKDQITQFSTATFRDLILIGHEISSLLIVHLIDSYLGDNASVDSVSAKLREICPNLYRSEDAVCSKANEILLKAKGCTNPEEKECYLQSALTLCKEVAPRLNLSAVCQQFVACQFYTGVLELCICCAERIDPNNAASHYYKNNEPIEDQEGNMAFTKRLEIYKEFTAMLDHLYHQSISNPLTPTIPSKPGPPLQTVSNAVMMPAKEILHEIIDDALHAPCETLHSSIYTWMIDRGLHGELVAFAAPSLETYLNRVNAPELLWQFYERNKNHAAAAKILDSLATKVGSEISLLKRAEYLARAVVCMRSDQTGYAPYLGIFLRELEDKLEVARMQQQILEFINNRQNLFDSMVVTDARLRLNSSLLDITQLYEEYAEPLQLWECKLAIIHCSGHQDDMLIKGIWTNIIDNELENATEPSNEDKMTTLMCKIKSLGQEYIGSPHCFPIDFLVKQLEIKACKYKVTNTSIITSFLELGVAMEDLLDIYDKMIGKNTRIWLNEGNEFHLIESTANLVNYFIKNMTVTNSFVKRKIITKCQDVISKCLTTLFSKPNGGELEREITNLRSIQSILNRM; encoded by the exons ATGAGGAATACAACACTTACAGAAATGGAACCGTTAAAAATGCACTTAGATTCATTAGAGATGGCTGGAAAAATGGtagataaacatattattGCAGACAGCAATTTTCCATCGTTAATTAATCTTATGCGGTATAATGTGCAAG gTGGACCGACTGTTAGTGGTCTTGATGATCATGACTATCCTAATTTAAATGGTGCATCAATGAccttaacaaatattaatcaaatgaAGATACATAGCAAAATTCCATTGCCTTCTGAAGTAATGGAGCACTTTGGCC atatgcAATGTCATTGTATGATGGGTCTTTTTACGGAAATTTCAAAAGCATGGCTTACAATTGATAGCGATATTTATCTATGGTCATATGAAAATGA gtCTGATGTTGCTTACTTTGATGGTTTGAATGAAACTATTATAAGCGTAGGCTTAGTGAAGCCTAAGGCTGGAATCTTTCAGAGTTATGTGAAATACTTGTTAATTCTTACAACAACGGTTGAAATAACCATTCTTGGTGTTACAATACCTGATGATGGAGGAG AAATGCAATTAGTCCCAGAACCAATCTTTACTGTTACCACTGATGGAATCGGGATCACTACAATTGCTAATACTACTAGTGGCAGGATATTTCTTGGTGGTAGAAATGGATCATTAttcgaaatatattatcag GCAGAGAGCAGCTGGTTTGGTAAacgatgtaaaaaaattaatcattcgGAAGGTCCATTGTCGTTTCTAGTACCATCGTTTGTCACTATGGCATTGTCAGAGGAAGAAGCTATAATCCAGATATCTGTGGATGATtcacgtaatattttatatactttggGTGATAGAGGTACAATTACCGTTTGGGATATTGATAATGGTGGCGCATCTAAAATCACTTCACTATCTCAAGCCTCTTTGGTACAAAACGTTGTCCATGTTGTTAA aaCTTTGGACAGTAACAATTTTCGACCTCTTGTAAGCATATCAGCTATAATGGAATCTGAATCAGTACATTTGAATTTGGTCGTTGTTGCGGCGACAGGAActcgtttttattttagctGTACGTCAGTTACAAATCCTACGAGTAGACCACAAGGTTTACAATTAATACATGTCAGGCTACCTCCAGGCTATGCTGCAAATGCTCCAGTAATGAGACCGCGTAAAGTACAGATGGCATATTATCGGAaag GAACTCTTTTTCTCGTTTGTGGTGGTGATACGGAAACCGCATGGTGTTTAAGTAACGATGCTTATCCATTCACAAATTACTTGGCTGAAACTCAGAGTATTTTGCCACTTGATAGTCCAGCTTGGGCTATGGAGGAGATCATACGAGATTCAGCTATACACATAGAGAAGCAAAGCAGCGCTCAGGGCGAGCCTCCTCTATTAGTACGCCAGCATATGGAACCAccaagaaaatttatatttttaacagcaCAG ggagcgataattttaatgcaagtTCGTCCTGTAGATATACTGAAACAACTGCTTTTGGAACAACGTGGCCCTGATACTGAAGTAGTACGCGCATATTTTCAAACACAATCCCTAGAACAAGCCTGTGCTACATGCTTAATTTTGGCGACGCTTGAGAGTTCTCAGAATGCTCAG TTGTCTGAATGGGCAACTCGTGCATTCTTCTTGTACGGCGGTCAAAGAATAGCAGGGATATGTCCTCCAATTGATGTGCATTCCAGTTTTCCTGCTCTAAATCCAG CCGATTTACGCACGTCTACGCCTAGAGTGGCAAGCTTCGATTCTAGAACTCAATCCTTCCGACCGCCCACGCAAATGGGTCTCACCACAGATATTAGTTTGCAACATTTCTCTGCTAAACATAGcggattatatttatatattggaAGAATACTTCGTCCTATATGGAATGTAAGATGTATAAAACAAGaaacaataagtaataaaagtgTG ATATCCAGTACAGTACCAGCAACACAAATAGCCTGGATCTTGGGTCATTTACAGGCATTAAGAtctttcttaaacaaaaatacgCATATCACAAAACA GCAAAGCGCAAGTAGAGGTTTAACAGATGGTTTTGAAACAACGATTCAAAGTCATTTTCAAGAACCAATTGTGGAAGAAAGAAACTCATTGGAcgctttaaaagtttttatcacTCATGCATGTGAGGTTTTGGGTTTATGGAAAATATTATGCGAGAATCAGCtaaataacatagttaatTGTCTATCGAAG GATCAAATTACTCAATTTTCTACAGCCACTTTCAGGGATTTGATTTTAATAGGCCACGAAATATCTTCTCTACTCATCGTTCATTTGattgatag TTATCTTGGGGATAATGCGTCGGTGGATTCTGTAAGTGCGAAATTAAGAGAAATCTGCCCCAATTTATACAGATCTGAAGATGCTGTTTGTTCCAAA gcAAATGAAATTCTCCTCAAAGCAAAGGGATGCACGAATCCTGAGGAAAAAGAATGTTATCTTCAATCTGCTTTAACG CTTTGTAAAGAGGTAGCACCCAGGTTAAATCTAAGTGCAGTGTGTCAGCAATTTGTCGCATGTCAGTTTTACACGGGTGTACTTGAATTGTGTATCTGTTGTGCAGAAAGAATAGATCCTAATAATGCTGCttcacattattataaaaacaatgaaCCTATAGAGGATCAAGAGGGAAATATGGCTTTTACAAAACG TTTAGAGATTTATAAGGAATTCACCGCAATGTTAGATCACTTGTATCACCAGAGCATTTCTAATCCTTTAACGCCAACTATACCGAGCAAGCCAGGGCCTCCTTTGCAAACTGTATCAAATGCTGTAATGATGCCAGCGAAAGAAATT ttacatGAAATTATAGACGATGCGTTGCATGCACCATGTGAGACTCTTCATTCTTCTATTTATACCTGGATGATTGATAGAGGACTTCATGGTGAATTGGTTGCTTTTGCTGCACCCTCGCTAGAAACTTATCTTAATCGCGTGAATGCACCTGAATTACTTTGGcaattttatgaaagaaataagaatcaTGCTGCAGCAGCAAAAATTTTGGATTCTTTAGCTACCAAAGTCGG aTCAGAAATATCACTCTTAAAGAGAGCTGAGTACTTAGCGCGAGCGGTTGTATGTATGCGAAGTGATCAAACAGGATATGCCCCTTATCTTGGAATTTTCTTACGCGAATTAGAAGATAAATTAGAAGTAGCTAGAATGCAGCAACAG ATCCTTGAATTTATCAACAATCGCCAAAACTTGTTCGATTCGATGGTAGTTACAGATGCAAGATTAAGATTGAATTCTTCATTGCTCGATATTACACAG TTATATGAAGAATACGCAGAACCCTTACAACTTTGGGAATGCAAACTTGCTATAATTCATTGCTCGGGTCATCAAGATGATATGCTGATTAAAGGAATTTGGAccaatataattgataatg AATTAGAAAATGCAACAGAACCATCGAATGAAGATAAAATGACCACcttaatgtgtaaaattaaatcactTGGTCAAGAATATATTGGATCACCACATTGTTTCCCAATTG atTTTCTAGTAAAACAATTGGAAATAAAGGcatgtaaatataaagtaactAATACTAGTATTATAACTTCTTTTCTGGAATTGGGAGTAGCGATGGAAGATCTTTTAGACATTTATGATAA AATGATTGGCAAAAATACCCGTATTTGGTTAAATGAAGGCAACGAATTTCATTTGATCGAATCAACGGCAAATTTGgtgaattatttcataaaaaacatGACCGTAACAAATAGTTTTGTCAA gagaaaaataataacaaaatgtcaGGATGTTATTTCGAAGTGTTTAACAACTCTCTTTAGCAAACCTAATGGTGGAGAACTCGAGAgagaaataacaaatttacgaTCAATCCAAAGTATATTGAATCGTATGTGA
- the LOC105829146 gene encoding histone H2A: protein MSGRGKGGKIKGKAKSRSNRAGLQFPVGRIHRLLRKGNYAERVGAGAPVYLAAVMEYLAAEVLELAGNAARDNKKTRIIPRHLQLAIRNDEELNKLLSGVTIAQGGVLPNIQAVLLPKKTEKKA from the coding sequence ATGTCTGGACGTGGCAAAGGAGGCAAGATTAAGGGTAAGGCGAAGAGTCGCTCCAACCGAGCTGGGTTGCAATTTCCCGTGGGTCGTATCCATCGGTTGCTAAGAAAGGGCAACTACGCCGAGCGCGTTGGAGCTGGTGCACCGGTTTATCTGGCCGCCGTGATGGAGTACCTTGCCGCCGAAGTATTGGAGTTGGCCGGCAACGCGGCTCGTGATAACAAGAAAACCAGAATCATTCCGAGACACCTGCAGCTCGCCATCCGTAATGACGAGGAACTGAATAAGTTGCTTTCTGGCGTAACTATCGCTCAAGGTGGTGTATTGCCCAACATTCAGGCAGTGCTATTACCGAAAAAGACAGAGAAGAAAGCGTAA
- the LOC105835378 gene encoding histone H3, with translation MARTKQTARKSTGGKAPRKQLATKAARKSAPATGGVKKPHRYRPGTVALREIRRYQKSTELLIRKLPFQRLVREIAQDFKTDLRFQSSAVMALQEASEAYLVGLFEDTNLCAIHAKRVTIMPKDIQLARRIRGERA, from the coding sequence ATGGCACGTACCAAACAGACTGCTCGTAAATCGACTGGAGGAAAGGCGCCTCGTAAACAGCTGGCTACTAAAGCCGCAAGGAAGAGTGCTCCAGCCACCGGTGGCGTAAAAAAACCCCACCGTTACAGGCCTGGCACTGTGGCTCTTCGTGAAATCCGTCGTTATCAAAAAAGTACGGAATTGTTGATCCGTAAATTACCATTCCAGCGGCTCGTCCGTGAGATTGCTCAAGATTTCAAGACTGATCTTCGCTTCCAAAGTTCTGCTGTAATGGCTCTTCAAGAAGCTAGCGAGGCCTATCTTGTCGGTCTTTTCGAAGATACAAACTTGTGCGCTATTCACGCTAAGCGAGTCACAATTATGCCGAAAGATATTCAACTGGCACGTCGTATTCGTGGCGAACGAGCTTAA
- the LOC105835379 gene encoding histone H4, whose translation MTGRGKGGKGLGKGGAKRHRKVLRDNIQGITKPAIRRLARRGGVKRISGLIYEETRGVLKVFLENVIRDAVTYTEHAKRKTVTAMDVVYALKRQGRTLYGFGG comes from the coding sequence ATGACTGGCCGTGGTAAGGGAGGAAAAGGATTGGGAAAAGGAGGAGCGAAGAGACATCGTAAAGTACTTCGCGATAACATCCAGGGTATCACCAAGCCAGCCATCCGTCGTCTAGCACGTCGTGGCGGAGTCAAGCGTATCTCCGGATTAATTTATGAGGAGACACGTGGTGTACTGAAAGTATTTCTAGAAAACGTTATTCGTGACGCGGTTACCTACACCGAGCATGCGAAAAGAAAGACTGTGACTGCTATGGACGTTGTCTACGCCCTGAAACGCCAAGGAAGAACTCTTTACGGCTTCGGCGGTTAA
- the LOC105828841 gene encoding histone H2A, whose amino-acid sequence MSGRGKGGKVKGKAKSRSNRAGLQFPVGRIHRLLRKGNYAERVGAGAPVYLAAVMEYLAAEVLELAGNAARDNKKTRIIPRHLQLAIRNDEELNKLLSGVTIAQGGVLPNIQAVLLPKKTEKKA is encoded by the coding sequence ATGTCTGGTCGTGGAAAGGGTGGCAAAGTTAAGGGAAAGGCAAAGTCTCGTTCCAACAGGGCGGGACTTCAGTTCCCTGTGGGTCGTATTCACCGATTGCTAAGGAAAGGAAATTACGCTGAGCGCGTTGGTGCCGGAGCACCGGTCTACTTGGCTGCGGTCATGGAGTACCTCGCTGCTGAGGTATTGGAGTTGGCCGGCAATGCCGCTCGTGACAACAAGAAAACCAGAATTATTCCCCGTCACTTGCAACTCGCCATCCGCAATGACGAGGAATTAAACAAGCTGTTGTCCGGTGTAACCATCGCTCAAGGTGGCGTTCTGCCAAACATCCAGGCTGTACTTTTGCCCAAGAAGACCGAAAAGAAGGCATAA
- the LOC105828842 gene encoding histone H2B, whose translation MPPKASGKAVKKAGKAQKNISKTDKKKKRKRKESYAIYIYKVLKQVHPDTGISSKAMSIMNSFVNDVFERIAAEASRLAHYNKRSTITSREIQTAVRLLLPGELAKHAVSEGTKAVTKYTSSK comes from the coding sequence ATGCCTCCTAAAGCAAGTGGCAAAGCCGTGAAGAAGGCCGGTAAGGCCCAAAAGAACATTAGTAAGACCgacaagaagaagaagcgcAAGAGGAAGGAGAGCTACGCCATTTACATCTATAAAGTACTGAAGCAAGTACACCCGGACACCGGAATCTCCAGCAAAGCCATGAGCATAATGAACAGCTTTGTGAACGACGTTTTCGAGAGAATCGCTGCAGAGGCATCGAGACTGGCGCATTACAACAAGCGCTCGACGATCACCTCTCGGGAGATACAGACGGCTGTGAGACTTCTGTTGCCCGGTGAATTGGCGAAGCACGCGGTCAGTGAAGGCACAAAGGCGGTGACCAAGTACACGAGTTCCAAGTAA
- the LOC105828848 gene encoding glycerate kinase-like: MRSRIIIFHKFMLYSHSVILRSNLSKIFKCTNLSRGMATDVKFLSETRADLRDVFRAAVKAVLPGEIVRRRVKLRDNALHVDDKSFPLTGDVYLVGFGKAVMGMAVELERMLGDALKKGIVSVPSVSRDAVWAAAEDMSSFPRLHDSRIEYREGGVNNQPDARSLDTTHEIVDLVEGLTETDTLVVLVSGGGSALLYMPRPVLDQEDKLELCRKLQNAGADITELNTVRKKLSLVKGGGLARMAYPASVITLILSDIVGDPVDLIASGPTVYSQRAPEQVVAILKKYNLYQLLEGDLKRVVTSKETFNDKPLLNRAKQFKHVTNIILGNNRTALEAASFEALRKKWTPIILKHDVTGNVRDVSLAYADMTSLICLVLLNELERKEFYDRIRTIPILSLSIDKINEIFHYLTKLRSLNEILLIGGGEPTVVVTGRGKGGRNQELALRFSLDWLEKIKNYPRFAKYDVMMLSAGTDGQDGPTDAAGAFGYPDIAPMMHDFYTKVKSMISKENSQIEHEITVDGKTLVDSCEPQQTSKLSTKSNIESKDRDSGDVTERIDDLVLKVMEAERMLPENVLKENDTYNFYSRFKKGVDLIKTGNTGTNVMDLHFIYIKKRPCKCEIDSPDKPIYEENILDVHDLHIDASTIEKYKTTRAPLKSDTDRLLQISSLITEAKEEKEPFLNVKIIDESFTDSSCNKKHKLD; encoded by the exons ATGCGATcgagaattataatatttcataagttCATGTTGTACAG TCATTCGGTTATTCTGCGCTCTAACCTCTCTAAAATTTTCAAGTGCACGAACTTAAGTCGCGGGATGGCGACGGACGTGAAATTTCTGTCGGAGACGAGAGCCGATCTGCGAGATGTCTTCCGCGCCGCCGTGAAAGCGGTGTTGCCGGGTGAGATTGTGAGGAGGCGGGTGAAACTGCGAGATAACGCTCTCCACGTTGACGACAAGAGCTTCCCACTCACGGGAGACGTCTACCTCGTCGGATTTGGAAAGGCGGTCATGGGTATGGCCGTGGAGCTCGAGCGGATGCTCGGCGACGCTCTCAAGAAGGGTATCGTCAGCGTGCCGAGCGTGTCGCGGGACGCCGTGTGGGCAGCCGCTGAGGACATGTCCAGCTTCCCCAGGTTGCATGACAGTAGAATAGAGTATCGCGAGGGTGGTGTCAACAATCAACCCGACGCGAGATCGCTGGACACCACACACGAGATCGTGGACCTGGTGGAAGGACTGACCGAGACCGATACTCTCGTAGTACTGGTATCGGGCGGCGGTTCCGCGTTGCTGTACATGCCGAGGCCGGTCCTGGATCAGGAGGACAAGCTGGAGCTCTGTAGGAAACTGCAGAACGCGGGCGCCGACATCACCGAGCTCAACACCGTGAGAAAGAAGCTGTCCCTGGTGAAGGGTGGCGGTTTGGCGCGTATGGCCTATCCCGCGTCCGTTATCACCCTGATACTATCCGACATCGTCGGCGATCCCGTGGACCTGATTGCCAGCGGACCCACCGTTTACAGTCAGAGAGCGCCGGAGCAAGTTGTCGCTATATTGAAGAAGTATAATTTGTATCAGTTGCTGGAGGGCGACTTAAAGAGAGTCGTTACGTCTAAGGAGACGTTTAACGACAAACCGCTGTTAAATCGGGCCAAACAGTTCAAACACGTGACAAATATAATTCTAGGGAATAACAGAACCGCTCTTGAAGCTGCGAGCTTTGAGGCTTTGCGCAAAAAGTGGACtccaataatattaaaacacgaTGTTACAGGAAATGTACGAGATGTTAGTTTAGCGTACGCTGACATGACAAGCCTGATATGTCTAGTTTTGTTGAACGAGCTCGAGAGAAAGGAATTTTATGACAGAATACGGACTATACCGATACTTTCGCTGTCCATTGATAAAATCAATGAAATCTTTCATTATCTCACTAAACTCCGTAGTCTCAATGAGATACTTTTGATCGGAGGTGGAGAGCCTACGGTTGTGGTAACGGGTCGAGGAAAAGGCGGTAGAAATCAGGAATTGGCTTTACGTTTTTCATTAGATTGGCTAGAAAAGATCAAAAACTATCCGCGATTCGCCAAGTACGACGTAATGATGCTCAGCGCGGGTACTGACGGTCAGGACGGTCCTACCGATGCAGCTGGTGCGTTCGGCTATCCCGATATTGCGCCTATGATGCACGATTTTTACACGAAAGTTAAATCTATGATTTCCAAAGAGAACTCGCAGATCGAACATGAAATAACGGTAGATGGAAAAACTTTGGTAGATTCGTGCGAACCACAGCAAACAAGTAAACTTAGCACGAAGTCTAATATTGAATCAAAGGATCGAGACTCCGGTGATGTAACCGAACGTATCGATGATTTAGTATTGAAAGTGATGGAAGCCGAACGCATGTTACCTGAAAACGTTCTAAAAGAAAACGatacgtacaatttttattcgcGCTTCAAGAAGGGGGTGGATTTGATTAAGACAGGAAACACCGGCACCAATGTCAtggatttacattttatttatatcaaaaaacgTCCGTGTAAGTGCGAGATTGATTCTCCTGACAAACCaatatatgaagaaaatatcTTGGACGTACACGATTTACATATTGACGCGTCGACTATCGAAAAGTACAAGACTACACGTGCTCCCTTAAAATCTGACACAGACAGACTTTTACAAATTTCATCCTTAATTACTGAGGCTAAAGAGGAAAAAGAACCGTTTCTTAATGTAAAAATCATTGATGAAAGTTTTACAGATTCGTCGTGCAATAAAAAGCATAAACTTGATTGA
- the LOC105828847 gene encoding small G protein signaling modulator 3 homolog, which yields MDLAKSFFNVRDHDGYVGKEEHNKKLETAISEDEVEMEIGSLCGEALSPAPGGPFSALTPSMWPQDILAKLNQPDDPNSQPEYRFDEFGFRVEEEDGPEQNSKKLLGIPFVEDPQHRLQWVALLEFSHNKEVAELSWQNRDRNLPRTDKLREMVRSGIPHSLRPQIWMRMSGALQKKCSSEIMYKDIVKASGNDALMTNKQIEKDLLRIMPANACFSHLHSTGIPRLRRVMRALAWLYPDIGYCQGTGTMAASLLLLLEEEDAFWMMATIVEDLLPASYYSSTLLGIQADQRVLRTLVANYLPDIDHVLMQHDIELSLISLHWFLTLFASVVHMKILLRIWDMFLFDGSIVLFQITLGMLKIKETDLKQLENSAQIFNALSDIPGDIDDVDQLFNVSLEVSGSLTDVLVETHRRRHLAYLMADQGGLVGNPDAVPNLPKQHLNRRQMKRSKSMLQTILFGNDDSEDDAKSKNIRQTEILVDLRESILQVARHFINVDPKLNNTVLIADYTMESHAKDHDNYVNVSRTRKRRAKALLDFERHDDDELGFRKNDIITIISQKDEHCWVGELNGLRGWFPAKFVELLDERSKQYTCAGDDAVSEAVTDLVRGTLCPTVKAVLEHGMKRPSFLGGPCHPWLFIEEASNREVEKDFNSVYSRLVLCKTYRLDEDGKVLTPEELLYRCVQSINLTHDNAHAQMDVKLRSLICLGLNEQVLHLWLEVLCSCVEVVQKWYQPWSFINSPGWVQIKCELRILSQFAFNLNPDWELPPKKEQSQPLKDGVRDMLVKHHLFSWDL from the exons ATGGACCTGGCCAAGTCGTTCTTCAACGTACGCGACCACGATGGTTACGTCGGGAAGGAGGAGCATAAC aaaaaattggaAACAGCAATCTCTGAAGATGAGGTCGAGATGGAAATTGGAAGTTTATGTGGTGAGGCCTTGTCACCAGCACCAGGTGGTCCATTTTCAGCTTTAACTCCATCCATGTGGCCGCAAGATATCTTAGCTAAGTTGAATCAGCCCGATGATCCAAATTCTCAACCTGAATATag aTTTGATGAATTCGGTTTTCGCGTGGAGGAAGAAGATGGTCCTGAACAGAActcgaaaaaattattaggaaTACCATTCGTCGAAGATCCTCAACATAG ATTGCAGTGGGTCGCTCTTTTGGAATTCAGTCATAACAAAGAGGTGGCAGAACTCTCCTGGCAAAATAGGGATCGAAATTTACCACGTACTGATAAATTACGTGAAATGGTTCGCAGTGGCATACCCCATTCATTGAGACCTCAAATTTGGATGCGCATGTCAG gAGCACTTCAGAAAAAGTGTTCATCTGAAATAATGTACAAAGATATAGTGAAAGCCTCGGGTAACGATGCATTAATGactaataaacaaatagagAAAGATCTCCTTCGTATTATGCCAGCAAATGCGTGTTTCAGTCATCTCCATAGTACCGGTATACCCCGCTTAAGACGCGTTATGCGTGCCTTAGCTTGGCTATATCCCGATATTGG TTACTGTCAAGGTACCGGTACAATGGCagcatcattattattacttttggaAGAGGAAGATGCATTTTGGATGATGGCAACAATTGTCGAAGACTTGTTACCAGCTTCTTATTATTCTTCAACACTGTTGG gTATTCAAGCTGATCAAAGAGTACTTCGCACATTAGTTGCTAATTATCTTCCTGACATCGATCATGTTTTGATGCAACATGATATAGAATTAAGTCTTATATCTCTGCACTGGTTTCTGACTTTATTTGCATCAGTTGTACACATGAAGATATTATTACGAATATGGGACATGTTCCTCTTTGATGGTTCTATAGTTTTATTCCAAATTACACTTGgaatgttgaaaataaaag AAACAGACTTAAAGCAATTGGAGAATTCCGCACAAATATTTAACGCCTTGTCAGATATACCAGGAGACATTGATGATGTGGACCAATTATTcaat gTATCTTTAGAAGTCAGTGGATCATTGACAGATGTATTAGTCGAGACTCATCGACGTCGTCATTTAGCTTATTTAATGGCTGATCAAGGCGGATTGGTAGGGAATCCGGATGCAGTACCAAACTTACCAAAACAACATTTGAATag ACGTCAAATGAAACGAAGCAAATCAATGttacaaacaattttatttggaaATGATGACAGTGAAGACGACGCAAAGTCTAAAAATATTCGTCAAACAG aaattttagtCGATCTGAGAGAATCTATTTTACAAGTTGCaagacattttataaatgttgatccaaaattaaataatactgtACTTATAGCAGATTATACAATGGAAAGTCATGCAAAAGACCATGATAATTATGTCAATGTATCACGAACACGGAAAAGACGAGCAAAAGCTTTACTAG ATTTTGAGAGACACGATGACGATGAACTTGGTTTCCGGAAGaatgatataattacaattattagtCAAAAAGATGAACATTGCTGGGTAGGAGAATTGAATGGATTGAGAG GATGGTTTCCCGCGAAATTTGTAGAATTGCTAGATGAACGAAGTAAACAGTATACATGCGCAGGAGACGATGCAGTTAGCGAAGCTGTCACTGATTTAGTAAGAGGTACACTGTGTCCCACAGTGAAAGCAGTGTTAGAACATGGAATGAAGAGACCATCATTTTTGGGTGGGCCCTGTCATCCGTGGTTATTTATAGAAGAAGCGTCCAACAGAGAAGTGGAAAAAGATTTCAATTCTGTTTATAGTCGATTGGTGCTATGCAAAACGTACAGGTTGGATGAAGATGGCAAAGTTCTGACCCCAGAAGAG ttattatATCGTTGCGTCCaatctataaatttaacacatgATAATGCACATGCTCAGATGGATGTAAAATTACGTTCTCTTATCTGTCTTGGATTAAACGAACAAGTGCTTCATTTATGGTTAGAAGTTTTGTGCTCTTGTGTTGAAGTAGTACAAAAATG GTATCAGCCGTGGAGTTTTATAAATAGTCCAGGTTGGGTGCAAATAAAATGcgaattaagaatattaagcCAATTTGCATTTAACTTGAATCCAGACTGGGAACTACCGCCTAAAAAGGAACAATCACAGCCTTTAAAAGATGGAGTTCGTGATATGCTAGTCAAACATCACTTATTTAGTTGGGATCTTTAG